One part of the Candidatus Omnitrophota bacterium genome encodes these proteins:
- the ruvB gene encoding Holliday junction branch migration DNA helicase RuvB, which yields MKRLIGQKLTEDDIRYDQTLRPSRFKDFVGQGKIKDNLKIFIQAAKERKEPLEHVLFFGPPGLGKTTLAYILAEEMGSEIKTSSGPVLERPGDLAGLLTNLGEGDVLFIDEIHRLNHVVEEYLYPAMEEYRLDIIIDKGPHARSVKLNLPRFTLVGATTRTGLLTSPLRSRFGVANRLGYYPAGDLQKIVVRSSRILQIDIDEGGAHEIAKRARGTPRIANRLLRRSRDFAQVKADNKITKDVAVQALAMLEIDQIGLDEMDRKIIQSIIQQFDGGPVGISNLAVSTGEEVDTIEEVYEPYLIQLGFMKRTPSGRVATKLAYNHFNFPLDASPPQKKLW from the coding sequence ATGAAAAGATTGATCGGTCAAAAGTTAACCGAAGATGACATCAGGTATGACCAAACGTTGCGGCCGTCCAGGTTTAAGGATTTTGTCGGCCAGGGTAAAATCAAAGATAATCTAAAGATATTTATTCAGGCAGCCAAAGAGCGCAAAGAACCGTTGGAACATGTGCTTTTTTTTGGTCCACCGGGATTAGGCAAGACTACCCTTGCTTATATTCTGGCTGAGGAAATGGGGTCTGAAATAAAAACGTCTTCCGGGCCGGTCCTGGAACGTCCGGGTGATTTAGCGGGGTTGTTAACCAATCTGGGAGAAGGAGACGTTTTATTTATAGATGAAATTCATCGGCTTAACCATGTGGTTGAAGAATATCTTTATCCGGCAATGGAAGAGTATCGTCTGGATATCATAATTGATAAAGGGCCTCATGCCCGTTCGGTAAAATTGAATCTGCCGCGCTTTACTTTAGTCGGAGCTACAACTCGAACCGGTCTTTTAACCTCTCCTTTAAGATCCAGGTTTGGCGTAGCCAACCGATTGGGATATTACCCTGCCGGGGATCTTCAAAAAATTGTGGTCAGGTCCAGCCGTATACTGCAAATTGACATAGACGAGGGCGGAGCGCATGAAATTGCCAAACGTGCCCGGGGAACGCCGAGAATAGCCAACCGGCTTTTACGGAGGTCCCGCGATTTTGCCCAGGTAAAAGCCGATAATAAAATCACCAAAGATGTTGCGGTTCAGGCCCTGGCTATGTTAGAGATAGATCAAATCGGCCTGGATGAAATGGACAGGAAGATAATTCAAAGCATTATTCAGCAGTTCGATGGCGGACCGGTAGGGATAAGTAACCTGGCTGTATCCACCGGAGAAGAAGTAGATACCATAGAGGAGGTTTACGAACCCTATCTGATTCAGTTAGGGTTTATGAAAAGGACACCAAGCGGCCGGGTAGCCACAAAACTCGCCTATAATCATTTTAATTTTCCTTTAGACGCCTCTCCCCCGCAAAAAAAATTATGGTAA